From a region of the Halobacteriovorax sp. HLS genome:
- a CDS encoding TetR/AcrR family transcriptional regulator: MKDFSKKELVFFKICDSVLYHEVMKGHLKWSLSDVSKQADVTRSLIYYYLGKEKVDIVHESVLFMLDLFFNTSGENKLGVRDRMKNVLIHMKEMPHLYLYYISERSKDTKYGRLIQETEKNLIVYLQKELGLSEVDVMRLLMLNLGAVSFQLDPSRVDEIYSIVPAN; the protein is encoded by the coding sequence ATGAAAGATTTTAGTAAAAAAGAGCTCGTGTTTTTTAAAATCTGTGACAGTGTACTTTATCACGAAGTCATGAAAGGGCATTTAAAATGGTCTTTGTCAGATGTTTCTAAGCAGGCCGATGTTACACGTTCTCTAATATACTATTACCTTGGTAAGGAAAAAGTTGATATTGTTCATGAGTCTGTACTCTTTATGCTCGATCTGTTCTTCAATACTTCTGGCGAAAATAAACTCGGGGTTAGAGATCGGATGAAGAATGTGTTAATTCACATGAAAGAAATGCCTCACTTATATCTATATTATATTAGTGAAAGGTCTAAAGATACTAAGTATGGGCGACTTATCCAAGAAACAGAAAAGAACTTAATAGTATATCTTCAAAAAGAGCTTGGGCTTAGCGAAGTTGATGTAATGAGATTACTTATGCTAAATCTTGGAGCTGTCTCTTTTCAGCTCGACCCTTCAAGGGTAGATGAGATTTACTCAATTGTTCCGGCGAATTAG
- a CDS encoding DUF1456 family protein, producing MLTNNDILKKIRVALSLKDDEILEILKLSDFEMSKSELSALFRREDHIHYRECGDQVLRKFLNGLITKKRGPRPEKKEVK from the coding sequence TTGTTAACTAATAATGATATATTAAAGAAAATTCGTGTAGCACTTTCACTTAAAGATGATGAAATTCTTGAAATTTTAAAATTATCAGATTTTGAAATGAGTAAAAGTGAGCTATCGGCTCTTTTTAGAAGAGAGGATCATATCCATTATCGTGAATGTGGTGATCAGGTTCTTAGAAAATTTCTTAATGGACTAATTACTAAAAAACGTGGTCCAAGACCAGAAAAGAAAGAAGTAAAGTAG